One window from the genome of Aptenodytes patagonicus chromosome 4, bAptPat1.pri.cur, whole genome shotgun sequence encodes:
- the GPRIN3 gene encoding G protein-regulated inducer of neurite outgrowth 3: MGTVPDPLRSAKLSLLTASAEEDHLGDLQSAKHQPQLPSGERASNGFPCTPSGSAGVCLFNLKCTAGASTQRCEQCREDDASQQEAFPPGPTSKAAEECPAAVEPAGCSRPVGSQGLAEPAPAAAETPLAGRRPEMMPAPQSSRQFVQGSQAKTSSLTQMDDSALKPQGTDDQPALEVLNYSPPGDPIRGNESCCTSQANLLQRGEKDRGAEKTGSAGCQSASPARHTKADLGRDPQTGLEAKSGAADTTQLRPTDKTEAVQSSEAPAQSSHESPHPIRKADAEPGSPDPTQLSKFRETGTMTVQPESSSLTQEAVSRTWRDAGVQAVATVESKSASTSPSILAAFLKGNPPPEEKEELHIIYQGGMGLSQSALTGSFSSQQKSPCSPGITSKSTAVTAVTASAQTQPVKLPGVPSDVVSPASADSAKPALPFSPAAVTFQGTSVGNAEMIGAAPDGKDAARLPMDAPVPPKPVPVEQLAVDSSNQTPAQSGSGAGEPATTSAAAVPGTKNNVPDLVHDAGGSRLPLLCSTDGEVKQKEVLGSSEQKPVQCKGASQGEAIPHQSVVKPKEENSVVLDPKGGMNVSSQPAAVRIKACTEDAGEKEESRGRGDAGQPQTAGGQGLQAGLTPELSVSSARLTPPLEASAAPQQQGLQAKESRHELHTAALPASAQALPNLGKNKKQPTPAMEAKVQVKQSKHVRDVVWDEQGMTWEVYGASLDPESLGIAIQNHLQRQIREHEKLIRAQNSQTRKSISSDTSSNKKLKGRQHNVFQSMLQNFRRPNCCVRPAPSSVLD, translated from the coding sequence ATGGGGACTGTACCAGATCCTCTGAGATCTGCCAAGCTTTCCCTGCTCACAGCTTCTGCGGAGGAGGACCACCTGGGAGACCTGCAGTCTGCTAAGCACCAGCCCCAACTACCCAGTGGAGAGAGGGCCAGCAATGGCTTCCCGTGCACGCCGTCTGGCTCTGCTGGAGTTTGCTTGTTCAACCTGAAATGCACGGCGGGTGCCAGCACGCAGAGGTGCGAGCAGTGCCGCGAGGACGATGCTAGCCAGCAGGAAGCCTTCCCTCCTGGGCCCACCAGCAAAGCTGCGGAGGAGTGTCCTGCAGCCGTAGAGCCTGCTGGTTGCTCCCGGCCAGTGGGCAGCCAGGGACTGGCAGAGCCAGCCCCCGCTGCAGCAGAAACCCCCTTGGCGGGGcggaggccagagatgatgccaGCCCCCCAGAGCTCCCGGCAGTTTGTGCAAGGCAGCCAGGCGAAAACGAGCTCCCTGACGCAAATGGATGACTCTGCCTTGAAACCTCAGGGCACTGATGATCAGCCGGCGCTTGAGGTGTTAAATTATTCTCCCCCGGGCGACCCTATTAGGGGTAATGAGTCCTGTTGTACTTCTCAGGCAAACCTtctgcaaagaggggaaaaagacagGGGAGCAGAAAAAACTGGTTCTGCTGGGTGTCAGTCAGCCTCGCCGGCAAGGCACACCAAAGCTGACCTGGGAAGAGACCCACAGACCGGTTTGGAAGCAAAAAGCGGGGCTGCAGACACCACGCAGTTGCGTCCCACAGATAAAACTGAAGCAGTGCAGAGCAGCGAGGCACCAGCCCAGTCTAGCCACGAGAGTCCGCATCCCATACGCAAGGCAGATGCCGAGCCGGGGAGTCCAGATCCCACCCAGCTCTCCAAATTCAGAGAAACAGGTACAATGACGGTTCAGCCGGAGAGCAGCTCTTTAACTCAGGAAGCAGTAAGCAGGACGTGGCGAGATGCTGGGGTTCAGGCCGTGGCTACTGTGGAGAGCAAATCGgcctccaccagccccagcatCCTTGCTGCCTTCTTAAAAGGGAATCCTCCtccagaggagaaggaagaactgcACATCATTTACCAAGGAGGTATGGGGCTGAGCCAGTCTGCACTTACTGGCAGTTTCTCCTCACAACAAAAGTCCCCATGTTCTCCTGGTATCACGTCAAAATCGACTGCTGTTACGGCTGTGACTGCTTCAGCCCAAACCCAGCCAGTCAAACTACCTGGGGTCCCATCTGACGTGGTGTCTCCAGCCTCAGCAGATAGTGCAAAAcctgctctccccttctcccctgcaGCCGTTACCTTCCAAGGGACATCTGTGGGTAATGCTGAAATGATCGGTGCAGCTCCTGACGGCAAGGATGCTGCTCGGCTGCCAATGGATGCTCCAGTCCCACCAAAGCCCGTCCCTGTAGAGCAGCTTGCAGTTGACTCCAGTAATCAAACTCCAGCACAGTCTGGGTCTGGTGCTGGTGAACCAGCCACCACTTCTGCTGCCGCTGTCCCAGGAACCAAGAACAACGTGCCAGATCTTGTCCATGATGCAGGAGGCAGCCGGTTACCTTTACTCTGTAGCACAGACGGTGAAGTCAAGCAGAAGGAAGTCCTGGGCAGCTCTGAGCAAAAGCCTGTGCAATGTAAGGGTGCAAGTCAAGGGGAGGCCATTCCTCATCAATCTGTGGTAAAACCAAAGGAAGAAAACTCGGTGGTGCTTGATCCTAAAGGAGGGATGAATGTTAGCAGCCAACCTGCTGCCGTCCGCATAAAGGCATGCACAGAGGATGCAGGTgaaaaggaggagagcagaggccGGGGAGACGCTGGCCAGCCTCAGACGGCTGGCGGCCAGGGCCTGCAGGCAGGACTGACGCCCGAGTTGAGTGTGAGTTCTGCACGTCTCACCCCTCCCTTGGAGGCatcagcagctccccagcagcaagGCCTCCAGGCCAAGGAGTCCAGACACGAGCTTCAcacagcagctcttcctgcttcAGCTCAGGCCTTGCCAAActtagggaaaaacaaaaagcagcccACCCCGGCCATGGAGGCGAAAGTGCAGGTGAAGCAGTCCAAGCACGTCAGGGATGTTGTTTGGGACGAGCAAGGCATGACGTGGGAGGTTTACGGTGCTTCCCTCGATCCAGAATCCCTGGGAATTGCCATCCAGAACCACTTACAGAGACAAATACGGGAACACGAGAAACTGATACGGGCCCAGAACAGTCAGACCCGGAAATCCATTTCCTCGGATACATCCTCAAATAAAAAACTGAAAGGGAGGCAGCACAATGTGTTCCAGTCCATGCTGCAGAATTTTAGGCGTCCTAATTGCTGCGTCCGACCCGCTCCCTCTTCTGTGTTAGACTGA